One part of the Homo sapiens chromosome 19, GRCh38.p14 Primary Assembly genome encodes these proteins:
- the ZNF426 gene encoding zinc finger protein 426 isoform 1 (isoform 1 is encoded by transcript variant 1), with protein sequence MAAADLSHGHYLSGDPVCLHEEKTPAGRIVADCLTDCYQDSVTFDDVAVDFTQEEWTLLDSTQRSLYSDVMLENYKNLATVGGQIIKPSLISWLEQEESRTVQGGVLQGWEMRLETQWSILQQDFLRGQTSIGIQLEGKHNGRELCDCEQCGEVFSEHSCLKTHVRTQSTGNTHDCNQYGKDFLTLCEKTSTGEKLSEFNQSEKIFSLTPNIVYQRTSTQEKSFECSHCGKSFINESYLQAHMRTHNGEKLYEWRNYGPGFIDSTSLSVLIETLNAKKPYKCKECGKGYRYPAYLSIHMRTHTGEKPYECKECGKAFNYSNSFQIHGRTHTGEKPYVCKECGKAFTQYSGLSMHVRSHSGDKPYECKECGKSFLTSSRLIQHIRTHTGEKPFVCVECGKAFAVSSNLSGHLRTHTEEKACECKICGKVFGYPSCLNNHMRTHSAQKPYTCKECGKAFNYSTHLKIHMRIHTGEKPYECKQCGKAFSHSSSFQIHERTHTGEKPYECKECGKAFTCSSSFRIHEKTHTEEKPYKCQQCGKAYSHPRSLRRHEQIH encoded by the exons ATGGCAGCTGCTGATTTGTCCCATG GACATTATCTTTCTGGGGACCCAGTTTGCCTTCATGAAGAAAAGACACCAGCAGGAAGAATAGTGGCTGACTGCCTAACAGATTGTTATCAG GATTCAGTGACCTTTGACGATGTGGCTGTGGACTTCACCCAGGAGGAGTGGACTTTACTGGACTCAACTCAGAGAAGCCTCTACAGTGACGTGATGCTGGAGAACTACAAGAACCTGGCCACAGTAG GAGGTCAGATCATCAAACCCAGTCTAATCTCTTGGTTGGAACAAGAAGAGTCAAGGACAGTTCAGGGAGGAGTTCTCCAAG GATGGGAAATGCGACTTGAAACCCAGTGGTCTATACTTCAGCAGGACTTTTTGAGGGGTCAGACATCCATTGGGATACAATTG GAAGGAAAACACAATGGAAGGGAACTCTGTGACTGTGAGCAATGTGGAGAAGTCTTCAGTGAACACTCATGCCTTAAGACGCACGTGAGAACTCAAAGTACAGGGAACACTCATGACTGTAATCAGTATGGAAAAGATTTCCTTACCCTGTGTGAGAAAACCTCTACTGGTGAGAAACTTTCTGAGTTTAATCAGAGTGAAAAAATCTTCAGCCTGACACCAAATATTGTATACCAGAGAACTAGCACACAAGAAAAGTCATTTGAATGTAGTCACTGTGGAAAATCCTTCATTAATGAGTCATACCTTCAGGCACATATGAGAACTCACAATGGAGAAAAACTCTACGAATGGAGGAATTATGGGCCAGGTTTTATTGACTCTACAAGCCTTTCTGTGCTTATAGAAACCCTCAATGCAAAAAAGCCCTacaaatgtaaggaatgtggaaaaGGCTATAGATACCCAGCCTACCTCAGTATTCACATGCGAACCCACACTGGGGAGAAACcatatgaatgtaaggaatgtgggaaagccttcaatTATTCCAACTCATTTCAGATACATGgaagaactcacactggagagaaaccctatgtatgtaaggaatgtgggaaagccttcactCAGTACTCGGGCCTTAGTATGCATGTACGATCTCACAGTGGAGACaagccctatgaatgtaaggaatgtgggaaatccTTCCTTACATCCTCACGCCTTATTCAACATAtaagaactcacactggagagaagccttttGTATGTgttgaatgtgggaaagcctttgcAGTTTCCTCAAATCTTAGTGGACATTTGAGAACTCACACTGAAGAGAAGGCCTGTGAGTGTAAGATATGTGGGAAAGTATTTGGGTATCCCTCATGTCTTAATAATCACATGCGAACGCACAGTGCCCAGAAACCATACAcctgtaaggaatgtgggaaggctTTTAACTATTCCACCCACCTTAAAATTCACATGCGAATccacactggagaaaaaccctatgAGTGTAAACAATGTGGAAAGGCCTTCAGTCATTCCAGTTCATTTCAAATACATGAaaggactcacactggagagaaaccctatgaatgcaaggagtgtgggaaagccttcacgTGTTCCAGTTCCTTTAGAATTCATGAAAAAACTCACACAgaagagaaaccctataaatgtcaGCAATGCGGGAAAGCTTACAGTCATCCCCGTTCACTTCGAAGACATGAACAAATTCACTAG
- the ZNF426 gene encoding zinc finger protein 426 isoform 2 (isoform 2 is encoded by transcript variant 2): MDSVTFDDVAVDFTQEEWTLLDSTQRSLYSDVMLENYKNLATVGGQIIKPSLISWLEQEESRTVQGGVLQGWEMRLETQWSILQQDFLRGQTSIGIQLEGKHNGRELCDCEQCGEVFSEHSCLKTHVRTQSTGNTHDCNQYGKDFLTLCEKTSTGEKLSEFNQSEKIFSLTPNIVYQRTSTQEKSFECSHCGKSFINESYLQAHMRTHNGEKLYEWRNYGPGFIDSTSLSVLIETLNAKKPYKCKECGKGYRYPAYLSIHMRTHTGEKPYECKECGKAFNYSNSFQIHGRTHTGEKPYVCKECGKAFTQYSGLSMHVRSHSGDKPYECKECGKSFLTSSRLIQHIRTHTGEKPFVCVECGKAFAVSSNLSGHLRTHTEEKACECKICGKVFGYPSCLNNHMRTHSAQKPYTCKECGKAFNYSTHLKIHMRIHTGEKPYECKQCGKAFSHSSSFQIHERTHTGEKPYECKECGKAFTCSSSFRIHEKTHTEEKPYKCQQCGKAYSHPRSLRRHEQIH; encoded by the exons ATG GATTCAGTGACCTTTGACGATGTGGCTGTGGACTTCACCCAGGAGGAGTGGACTTTACTGGACTCAACTCAGAGAAGCCTCTACAGTGACGTGATGCTGGAGAACTACAAGAACCTGGCCACAGTAG GAGGTCAGATCATCAAACCCAGTCTAATCTCTTGGTTGGAACAAGAAGAGTCAAGGACAGTTCAGGGAGGAGTTCTCCAAG GATGGGAAATGCGACTTGAAACCCAGTGGTCTATACTTCAGCAGGACTTTTTGAGGGGTCAGACATCCATTGGGATACAATTG GAAGGAAAACACAATGGAAGGGAACTCTGTGACTGTGAGCAATGTGGAGAAGTCTTCAGTGAACACTCATGCCTTAAGACGCACGTGAGAACTCAAAGTACAGGGAACACTCATGACTGTAATCAGTATGGAAAAGATTTCCTTACCCTGTGTGAGAAAACCTCTACTGGTGAGAAACTTTCTGAGTTTAATCAGAGTGAAAAAATCTTCAGCCTGACACCAAATATTGTATACCAGAGAACTAGCACACAAGAAAAGTCATTTGAATGTAGTCACTGTGGAAAATCCTTCATTAATGAGTCATACCTTCAGGCACATATGAGAACTCACAATGGAGAAAAACTCTACGAATGGAGGAATTATGGGCCAGGTTTTATTGACTCTACAAGCCTTTCTGTGCTTATAGAAACCCTCAATGCAAAAAAGCCCTacaaatgtaaggaatgtggaaaaGGCTATAGATACCCAGCCTACCTCAGTATTCACATGCGAACCCACACTGGGGAGAAACcatatgaatgtaaggaatgtgggaaagccttcaatTATTCCAACTCATTTCAGATACATGgaagaactcacactggagagaaaccctatgtatgtaaggaatgtgggaaagccttcactCAGTACTCGGGCCTTAGTATGCATGTACGATCTCACAGTGGAGACaagccctatgaatgtaaggaatgtgggaaatccTTCCTTACATCCTCACGCCTTATTCAACATAtaagaactcacactggagagaagccttttGTATGTgttgaatgtgggaaagcctttgcAGTTTCCTCAAATCTTAGTGGACATTTGAGAACTCACACTGAAGAGAAGGCCTGTGAGTGTAAGATATGTGGGAAAGTATTTGGGTATCCCTCATGTCTTAATAATCACATGCGAACGCACAGTGCCCAGAAACCATACAcctgtaaggaatgtgggaaggctTTTAACTATTCCACCCACCTTAAAATTCACATGCGAATccacactggagaaaaaccctatgAGTGTAAACAATGTGGAAAGGCCTTCAGTCATTCCAGTTCATTTCAAATACATGAaaggactcacactggagagaaaccctatgaatgcaaggagtgtgggaaagccttcacgTGTTCCAGTTCCTTTAGAATTCATGAAAAAACTCACACAgaagagaaaccctataaatgtcaGCAATGCGGGAAAGCTTACAGTCATCCCCGTTCACTTCGAAGACATGAACAAATTCACTAG
- the ZNF426 gene encoding zinc finger protein 426 isoform 3 (isoform 3 is encoded by transcript variant 3) → MRLETQWSILQQDFLRGQTSIGIQLEGKHNGRELCDCEQCGEVFSEHSCLKTHVRTQSTGNTHDCNQYGKDFLTLCEKTSTGEKLSEFNQSEKIFSLTPNIVYQRTSTQEKSFECSHCGKSFINESYLQAHMRTHNGEKLYEWRNYGPGFIDSTSLSVLIETLNAKKPYKCKECGKGYRYPAYLSIHMRTHTGEKPYECKECGKAFNYSNSFQIHGRTHTGEKPYVCKECGKAFTQYSGLSMHVRSHSGDKPYECKECGKSFLTSSRLIQHIRTHTGEKPFVCVECGKAFAVSSNLSGHLRTHTEEKACECKICGKVFGYPSCLNNHMRTHSAQKPYTCKECGKAFNYSTHLKIHMRIHTGEKPYECKQCGKAFSHSSSFQIHERTHTGEKPYECKECGKAFTCSSSFRIHEKTHTEEKPYKCQQCGKAYSHPRSLRRHEQIH, encoded by the exons ATGCGACTTGAAACCCAGTGGTCTATACTTCAGCAGGACTTTTTGAGGGGTCAGACATCCATTGGGATACAATTG GAAGGAAAACACAATGGAAGGGAACTCTGTGACTGTGAGCAATGTGGAGAAGTCTTCAGTGAACACTCATGCCTTAAGACGCACGTGAGAACTCAAAGTACAGGGAACACTCATGACTGTAATCAGTATGGAAAAGATTTCCTTACCCTGTGTGAGAAAACCTCTACTGGTGAGAAACTTTCTGAGTTTAATCAGAGTGAAAAAATCTTCAGCCTGACACCAAATATTGTATACCAGAGAACTAGCACACAAGAAAAGTCATTTGAATGTAGTCACTGTGGAAAATCCTTCATTAATGAGTCATACCTTCAGGCACATATGAGAACTCACAATGGAGAAAAACTCTACGAATGGAGGAATTATGGGCCAGGTTTTATTGACTCTACAAGCCTTTCTGTGCTTATAGAAACCCTCAATGCAAAAAAGCCCTacaaatgtaaggaatgtggaaaaGGCTATAGATACCCAGCCTACCTCAGTATTCACATGCGAACCCACACTGGGGAGAAACcatatgaatgtaaggaatgtgggaaagccttcaatTATTCCAACTCATTTCAGATACATGgaagaactcacactggagagaaaccctatgtatgtaaggaatgtgggaaagccttcactCAGTACTCGGGCCTTAGTATGCATGTACGATCTCACAGTGGAGACaagccctatgaatgtaaggaatgtgggaaatccTTCCTTACATCCTCACGCCTTATTCAACATAtaagaactcacactggagagaagccttttGTATGTgttgaatgtgggaaagcctttgcAGTTTCCTCAAATCTTAGTGGACATTTGAGAACTCACACTGAAGAGAAGGCCTGTGAGTGTAAGATATGTGGGAAAGTATTTGGGTATCCCTCATGTCTTAATAATCACATGCGAACGCACAGTGCCCAGAAACCATACAcctgtaaggaatgtgggaaggctTTTAACTATTCCACCCACCTTAAAATTCACATGCGAATccacactggagaaaaaccctatgAGTGTAAACAATGTGGAAAGGCCTTCAGTCATTCCAGTTCATTTCAAATACATGAaaggactcacactggagagaaaccctatgaatgcaaggagtgtgggaaagccttcacgTGTTCCAGTTCCTTTAGAATTCATGAAAAAACTCACACAgaagagaaaccctataaatgtcaGCAATGCGGGAAAGCTTACAGTCATCCCCGTTCACTTCGAAGACATGAACAAATTCACTAG
- the ZNF426 gene encoding zinc finger protein 426 isoform 4 (isoform 4 is encoded by transcript variant 4) translates to MAAADLSHGHYLSGDPVCLHEEKTPAGRIVADCLTDCYQDSVTFDDVAVDFTQEEWTLLDSTQRSLYSDVMLENYKNLATVGGQIIKPSLISWLEQEESRTVQGGVLQGRKTQWKGTL, encoded by the exons ATGGCAGCTGCTGATTTGTCCCATG GACATTATCTTTCTGGGGACCCAGTTTGCCTTCATGAAGAAAAGACACCAGCAGGAAGAATAGTGGCTGACTGCCTAACAGATTGTTATCAG GATTCAGTGACCTTTGACGATGTGGCTGTGGACTTCACCCAGGAGGAGTGGACTTTACTGGACTCAACTCAGAGAAGCCTCTACAGTGACGTGATGCTGGAGAACTACAAGAACCTGGCCACAGTAG GAGGTCAGATCATCAAACCCAGTCTAATCTCTTGGTTGGAACAAGAAGAGTCAAGGACAGTTCAGGGAGGAGTTCTCCAAG GAAGGAAAACACAATGGAAGGGAACTCTGTGA